The Thalassotalea psychrophila genome window below encodes:
- a CDS encoding methyltransferase domain-containing protein, translating into MATQVSTLLICFFDIKAKFVDYAGGYGVFVRMMRDIGFDYYWDDKYTSNLFAKGFEANKNQQVEVVTSFESLEHFVDPLSEIEKMLTISNTIMFSTELIPESKSPDPKWWYLGLDHGQHISFYKTETLDFIATKYTLHYQKFMGIHILSKQQLSPIKLFIAKILIKLKLNTLLLKSVNSKTISDFNLLSR; encoded by the coding sequence TTGGCAACACAAGTTTCTACTTTATTGATTTGTTTTTTTGACATAAAAGCCAAGTTTGTTGACTATGCTGGTGGCTACGGTGTTTTTGTAAGAATGATGCGCGATATTGGCTTTGACTATTACTGGGATGATAAATATACGTCAAATTTGTTTGCTAAAGGGTTTGAAGCAAACAAAAATCAACAGGTTGAAGTAGTAACTTCATTCGAAAGTTTAGAGCATTTTGTTGACCCATTAAGTGAAATTGAAAAAATGCTAACAATATCAAACACTATCATGTTTTCAACAGAACTAATTCCTGAGTCAAAATCACCTGATCCTAAATGGTGGTATTTGGGTTTAGATCACGGGCAGCATATATCATTTTATAAAACAGAAACATTAGATTTTATAGCCACTAAATACACGCTTCATTATCAAAAATTTATGGGGATCCATATTTTAAGCAAACAACAATTATCACCAATTAAATTATTTATCGCTAAAATATTAATCAAATTAAAATTAAATACTTTGCTTTTAAAATCAGTTAATTCAAAAACAATTTCCGATTTTAATTTGCTTTCAAGGTAA
- a CDS encoding glycosyltransferase family 4 protein, whose translation MKVAYDGNIFLSQKYGGISRYFNELFCQFDQQQEINYMVFSPLFINSYLHQVDPSIVYGKKINKIPNKMGRLLTAYNLLLSNSAMKKWQPDLIHETYYSNFNVGNKSCPKVITVHDMIHEIYPSSFLANDPTAKYKRNAINRADHIIAASENTKKDLINIAGVTENKISVVHHGVSPIPGEAKTVPEAFDGSFLLYVGLRQGYKNFENLIKAYASSPNLKSDFTIVTFGGGAFSKGELNLFKQLKIPHNCIINMQGNDQQLKYLYTKAAAFVYPSLYEGFGMPPLEAMCYNCPVISSNSSSIPEVVGNAAYFFNPLDIEDLVYAIQQVVYSDQIRENLIKRGQQQRELFSWQRCASQTLDVYNRFSKS comes from the coding sequence ATGAAAGTAGCTTACGATGGAAATATATTTTTATCACAGAAATATGGTGGAATTTCTCGTTATTTTAATGAGCTCTTTTGTCAATTTGATCAACAACAAGAAATTAATTACATGGTGTTTTCACCATTATTTATCAATAGTTACTTACATCAAGTCGATCCTAGTATAGTTTATGGAAAAAAAATAAATAAAATTCCAAATAAAATGGGCAGGCTGTTAACGGCTTATAATCTTCTATTATCCAATAGTGCTATGAAAAAATGGCAGCCTGATCTCATACACGAAACATATTATTCAAATTTTAATGTTGGTAATAAAAGTTGTCCTAAAGTAATTACCGTTCACGATATGATCCATGAAATTTATCCAAGCTCCTTTTTAGCTAATGATCCTACGGCTAAGTACAAGCGTAATGCCATTAACCGAGCAGATCATATTATTGCTGCTTCAGAAAACACCAAGAAAGACTTAATAAACATAGCTGGTGTAACAGAAAATAAAATTAGTGTTGTACATCATGGAGTAAGCCCTATACCAGGTGAAGCTAAAACCGTTCCAGAAGCTTTTGATGGGTCATTTTTACTTTATGTAGGTTTGCGACAGGGCTATAAAAACTTTGAAAATTTGATAAAGGCCTATGCATCTTCTCCAAATTTGAAATCTGATTTTACAATAGTCACCTTTGGCGGTGGAGCCTTTAGTAAGGGAGAACTAAATTTATTCAAACAGTTAAAAATACCCCATAATTGCATCATTAACATGCAAGGAAATGACCAACAGTTGAAATATCTATACACAAAAGCTGCAGCCTTTGTGTACCCGTCATTATATGAGGGTTTTGGCATGCCTCCTCTTGAGGCTATGTGCTACAACTGTCCTGTTATTAGTAGTAACAGTAGTTCAATTCCAGAAGTAGTTGGAAACGCAGCATATTTTTTTAACCCGTTAGACATTGAAGATTTAGTGTATGCAATCCAGCAGGTTGTGTACTCTGACCAAATAAGAGAAAACCTAATTAAACGTGGACAACAACAGCGAGAATTATTTTCTTGGCAAAGGTGTGCCTCACAAACTTTAGATGTATATAACCGTTTTAGTAAATCTTAA
- a CDS encoding MraY family glycosyltransferase, with amino-acid sequence MSLWIYPLIFALTLLLTELVRRYAIKHNVIDIANERSSHTNPTPRGGGLGVVIVYSITIALLAWYQYLETSLEIIILFTSLPLAIIGFIDDHAHVSAKVRIVVHILTASTFVLIVGGVTQIELFDSIITLGIVGTVLTIIGLVWLINLYNFMDGIDGLAAIEAITATFFAGVCLYLLNPESKLITQHWLFAASICGFLLLNFPKAKIFMGDVGSGFIGFMLGVLMLLSYQENEKMLWVWLILLSVFIVDATLTLTSRLFRKKNLFSAHNEHLYQKISNHINSHLSTSIGVLSINVFILLPLALSVVFTDEDHLFVFLFTYVLIMLFWFVGQKKYTSK; translated from the coding sequence ATGAGTCTATGGATTTACCCATTAATCTTTGCATTAACCTTGTTACTCACTGAGCTAGTAAGACGTTACGCCATTAAACATAATGTAATAGATATTGCCAATGAGCGCAGCTCTCATACAAACCCAACCCCAAGAGGGGGAGGTCTAGGAGTGGTAATTGTTTATTCAATTACAATCGCTTTACTCGCTTGGTACCAATACCTTGAAACATCTCTAGAGATCATCATTTTATTCACCAGTTTGCCATTAGCCATTATTGGCTTTATTGATGACCATGCGCATGTATCTGCCAAAGTTCGAATTGTTGTTCATATACTTACTGCAAGCACGTTTGTATTAATAGTGGGCGGTGTAACCCAAATAGAGTTGTTTGATTCAATCATTACCCTAGGCATTGTTGGCACAGTATTAACCATTATTGGTTTAGTGTGGTTAATTAATCTGTATAACTTTATGGATGGCATAGACGGGTTAGCTGCTATAGAAGCCATTACAGCAACGTTTTTTGCCGGAGTGTGTCTTTATTTATTAAACCCAGAGTCAAAGTTAATAACACAGCATTGGTTATTTGCTGCTAGTATTTGCGGTTTTCTACTACTTAATTTCCCCAAAGCTAAAATATTTATGGGTGATGTAGGTAGTGGCTTTATTGGTTTTATGCTTGGTGTATTAATGCTGTTAAGTTATCAAGAAAATGAAAAAATGCTATGGGTTTGGTTAATACTGCTCTCAGTTTTTATTGTAGATGCTACATTAACTTTAACATCAAGATTATTTAGAAAAAAAAATCTATTTTCAGCTCATAACGAGCACTTATATCAAAAAATTAGCAATCATATTAATAGCCACTTAAGCACCTCTATAGGCGTATTAAGTATTAACGTATTTATTTTATTGCCGTTGGCTTTATCTGTTGTATTTACAGATGAGGATCATTTATTTGTGTTTTTATTTACGTATGTGTTGATTATGCTATTTTGGTTTGTAGGGCAAAAAAAATATACTTCAAAATAA
- a CDS encoding UDP-glucose 4-epimerase family protein, giving the protein MMNILITGANGFVGKHLTKYLITQNHTVTAGTRHACLELPQTEQFIYDNFNPSLKWQTALANIDVVIHCAARVHLLNDKSTDPLTVYREVNTKATVELAKQAMATGVKRFIFISSIKVNGESTLPDKPFTELDEPKPTDPYAISKLEAEMQLAELTANTSMDLVIIRPPLVYGPGVKANFAKMISYVQKGIPLPFGAIKNKRSLVAIDNLTHFIELCCKHPKAANQTFLISDDNDLSSTQLLTQISKALNKQSRLMAIPQKLLSFALIIIGLKQQALRLLENLQISPNKAKALLNWQPVISTEHALSKTVNCQTIKSRL; this is encoded by the coding sequence ATGATGAACATATTAATAACTGGCGCAAATGGCTTTGTAGGTAAACACTTAACAAAGTACTTAATAACACAAAACCATACTGTTACCGCCGGTACCAGGCATGCATGCTTAGAATTGCCTCAAACTGAACAATTTATTTACGATAATTTTAATCCATCATTAAAATGGCAAACAGCCTTAGCCAATATTGACGTTGTTATCCACTGCGCCGCAAGGGTCCATTTACTAAACGACAAATCGACTGATCCTTTAACTGTATATCGCGAAGTAAATACCAAAGCCACAGTAGAACTTGCTAAACAAGCAATGGCCACAGGTGTTAAGCGTTTTATATTTATTAGCAGCATAAAGGTAAATGGTGAATCAACGTTACCAGACAAGCCCTTTACTGAATTAGATGAGCCAAAGCCAACAGATCCTTACGCAATTTCTAAATTAGAAGCAGAAATGCAATTAGCCGAGTTAACAGCAAACACAAGTATGGACTTGGTGATTATCAGGCCACCGCTAGTTTACGGCCCTGGCGTAAAAGCAAACTTTGCAAAAATGATCAGTTATGTACAAAAGGGTATTCCATTGCCGTTTGGAGCAATTAAAAATAAGCGCAGCTTAGTGGCAATAGATAATTTAACTCACTTTATCGAGCTTTGCTGTAAGCACCCTAAAGCAGCTAATCAAACGTTTTTGATCAGTGACGATAATGACTTATCTTCAACACAATTGTTAACGCAAATATCAAAAGCTTTAAACAAACAAAGTAGGCTAATGGCTATACCCCAAAAATTATTATCTTTCGCTCTTATAATTATTGGCCTAAAACAGCAAGCGTTACGCTTGCTCGAAAATTTACAAATATCCCCAAATAAAGCCAAAGCGTTACTCAATTGGCAGCCGGTGATTAGTACTGAACACGCATTAAGTAAAACCGTTAATTGCCAAACAATAAAGAGCCGATTATGA
- a CDS encoding class I SAM-dependent methyltransferase, with the protein MSSTDKAWEKFGKNNPYYGVCTEDKFRNSKLTAENKAEFFQSGDVYIENIINNVRRFICHDFKLINTLDFGCGVGRLAIPLSKCSETVIGVDISQSMLDEANRNKEIQKIKNVNFFKSDDDFYNNNLTFNFIHSFIVFQHIPIKIGEQIFYKLLSKLVPKGVGVIHFTYGKKGKVNSLVKFARTYIPFTQYFIHLWKGKYATDPLMQMNHYDLNTIFNILHRFKINNWHIEHIDQGGSLGIILYFKKNG; encoded by the coding sequence ATGAGCTCAACAGATAAGGCATGGGAAAAATTTGGCAAAAACAACCCGTATTATGGTGTTTGTACTGAAGATAAATTTCGTAATTCTAAACTAACAGCTGAAAATAAGGCTGAATTCTTTCAATCTGGTGACGTTTATATTGAAAACATTATAAATAATGTGAGGCGATTCATTTGCCATGATTTTAAGTTGATCAATACATTAGATTTTGGCTGTGGTGTTGGACGCTTGGCTATACCATTAAGTAAATGCTCAGAGACAGTTATTGGTGTAGATATTTCTCAATCTATGCTAGATGAAGCTAATAGAAATAAAGAGATCCAAAAAATAAAAAATGTTAATTTTTTTAAAAGTGATGATGACTTTTATAATAACAATTTAACATTTAACTTTATCCACTCCTTTATAGTGTTTCAGCATATTCCTATAAAAATTGGAGAGCAAATTTTTTATAAATTATTGAGTAAACTTGTTCCTAAAGGAGTCGGTGTAATTCACTTTACTTATGGAAAAAAAGGGAAAGTAAACTCTTTAGTAAAATTTGCCAGAACATATATACCATTTACGCAATACTTTATTCATTTATGGAAAGGGAAGTACGCTACTGACCCTTTAATGCAAATGAACCATTATGATTTAAATACTATTTTTAATATATTACATCGATTTAAAATAAATAATTGGCATATAGAACACATTGATCAAGGTGGCTCTTTGGGAATCATTTTATATTTCAAAAAAAACGGTTAA
- a CDS encoding glycosyltransferase family 2 protein has protein sequence MADISVPPILKISIITVCYNSEQTIKDTIESVLAQTYQNIEYIIVDGASTDQTIAIVNQYKDSIQTIISEPDNGIYDAMNKGISAATGDVIGILNSDDFYTNIEVIENIADIYSKKNTDMIFGELIYVNPDNVNRTVRHYSAKNFKPYKLRFGWMPPHPATFIKASVYEQYGLYKTDYKISADYEMFVRLLLVHKLSYTKLDKVIVKMRMGGASTQSLKSRLILNQEIVKACKNNKIYTNLALVLLKIPFKMLELVKNKSL, from the coding sequence ATGGCTGATATTTCTGTGCCCCCAATATTAAAAATATCAATAATCACTGTGTGTTATAACAGTGAACAAACCATTAAAGACACCATAGAGTCGGTGCTAGCGCAAACTTATCAAAATATTGAATACATTATTGTGGACGGCGCATCAACAGATCAAACCATAGCAATTGTTAACCAATATAAAGACAGTATTCAAACCATAATCAGCGAACCAGACAACGGCATTTATGATGCAATGAACAAGGGCATAAGCGCTGCGACTGGTGATGTTATAGGTATTTTAAATTCAGATGATTTTTATACCAATATTGAAGTAATAGAAAACATTGCTGACATTTATAGCAAAAAAAACACTGATATGATTTTTGGTGAACTTATCTATGTAAACCCTGATAATGTTAACCGAACAGTTCGCCATTATTCAGCTAAAAACTTTAAACCCTACAAGCTACGCTTCGGCTGGATGCCGCCACACCCAGCCACATTCATAAAAGCCAGTGTGTATGAACAATACGGTTTGTATAAAACTGACTATAAAATTTCAGCCGATTATGAAATGTTTGTAAGGTTACTTTTAGTACATAAACTTAGTTATACAAAATTAGATAAAGTGATAGTCAAAATGCGTATGGGCGGTGCAAGCACACAAAGCTTAAAGAGCCGTTTAATACTTAACCAAGAAATAGTAAAAGCGTGTAAAAATAATAAAATTTACACCAATTTAGCATTAGTATTATTAAAAATACCGTTTAAAATGTTAGAGTTAGTGAAGAATAAAAGCTTATAG
- a CDS encoding glycosyltransferase family 4 protein: MNPHIYYDGIITSLQSSGGISVYFDELLKRSNPNDYTWLGKPLHKQPNNLETNPARMLERYRDFIFPSNICIETNEQPNSVFHSSYYRLTKASIPQVTTVHDFTYERYVKGIPKTVHSWQKNKAIKTSDIVICVSNNTANDLQTYSPISASKIRVVYNGAADSFKPLTDVEPGSGEASFALFVGSRQRYKNFTQAVLSVAKVKDLSLMIAGGGHLTESELAFLNHHLPTRYLYKGFVSELDLNELYNQAHCLLYPSSYEGFGIPILEAMQAGCPVIAINASSIPEVAGSAALLLNEANVNAIAEALTILTKSQERNKYIQLGFKQAEKFSWQRCFEQTQKIYQELT; encoded by the coding sequence ATGAACCCACACATATATTACGACGGCATAATTACAAGCTTACAGAGCTCTGGTGGAATTAGCGTATACTTTGATGAATTATTAAAGCGCAGTAACCCTAATGATTACACATGGCTAGGCAAGCCATTACATAAACAACCAAACAACTTAGAGACAAATCCTGCACGAATGCTAGAGCGTTACAGAGATTTTATTTTTCCTAGTAATATTTGTATTGAAACTAATGAACAGCCTAATTCAGTATTTCATTCAAGTTATTATCGGCTAACCAAAGCAAGCATTCCACAGGTTACAACGGTACATGACTTCACCTATGAGCGTTATGTAAAAGGCATACCTAAAACAGTGCATTCTTGGCAGAAAAACAAGGCCATAAAAACCAGTGATATTGTAATTTGTGTATCGAATAACACAGCCAATGATTTACAAACATACAGCCCTATATCAGCATCAAAAATTAGAGTGGTGTATAACGGTGCAGCCGATAGTTTTAAGCCTTTAACCGATGTAGAACCAGGCTCAGGTGAAGCCTCTTTTGCTTTATTTGTAGGAAGCCGGCAGCGATATAAAAACTTCACTCAAGCAGTGTTAAGCGTAGCTAAAGTTAAGGATTTAAGCTTAATGATAGCTGGCGGCGGACACCTGACAGAGTCAGAATTGGCATTTTTAAATCATCATTTACCTACTCGCTATCTATATAAAGGTTTTGTTAGTGAGCTAGATTTAAATGAACTTTATAATCAGGCACATTGTTTGTTGTATCCATCGAGCTATGAAGGTTTTGGTATTCCTATTTTAGAGGCAATGCAAGCAGGGTGTCCGGTAATAGCGATAAACGCTTCATCAATACCTGAAGTGGCGGGAAGTGCGGCGCTATTATTAAATGAAGCAAATGTAAATGCGATAGCAGAAGCACTTACGATATTAACAAAATCTCAAGAAAGAAATAAATATATACAACTAGGGTTTAAGCAAGCTGAAAAATTTAGCTGGCAAAGGTGTTTTGAGCAAACACAGAAAATTTATCAGGAGCTTACCTAA
- a CDS encoding glycosyltransferase family 2 protein — protein MTKLQPKISIVTVVFNGDKQLQHTINSIVEQTYKNIEFIIVDGKSTDNTPLIIEKNKANIDQVICDQDLGIYDAMNKGVSLATGDYINFMNCGDSYYNNSVIEDVFNYIHSHDKNPHGFDVIYGDHNVQGSRVNDGINKAKSIHYLSQGMVCCHQSTFFKSDILKQCPYSLNFASAGDYELYCHLKHLKAKFFKLPNLVVANYAAGGVSDVQRVSSLQNSKIAYQQYFPLSVLDKIKWLYRLTRAYFSCKIMQLLSRGAK, from the coding sequence ATGACTAAATTGCAACCTAAAATTTCTATTGTGACAGTTGTTTTTAATGGTGATAAACAACTGCAGCACACCATTAATTCTATTGTTGAGCAAACGTACAAAAATATTGAATTCATAATTGTTGATGGCAAATCAACTGATAATACGCCATTAATCATTGAAAAAAACAAAGCGAATATTGATCAAGTCATTTGCGATCAAGATTTAGGCATATACGATGCCATGAACAAAGGCGTAAGCCTTGCAACTGGCGACTACATTAACTTTATGAATTGTGGTGATAGTTATTACAATAATTCTGTTATTGAAGATGTTTTCAATTACATACACAGCCATGATAAAAATCCGCATGGCTTTGATGTGATATATGGTGATCATAATGTTCAAGGTTCAAGAGTAAACGATGGTATAAACAAGGCAAAATCAATTCATTATTTGTCACAAGGAATGGTGTGTTGTCACCAAAGTACTTTTTTCAAAAGTGATATACTAAAACAATGCCCTTATTCATTAAACTTTGCCAGTGCGGGTGATTATGAACTTTATTGTCACTTAAAACATTTAAAAGCTAAGTTTTTCAAGTTACCGAACTTAGTGGTAGCAAATTATGCTGCGGGAGGTGTTTCTGACGTTCAACGAGTTTCTTCCCTTCAAAATAGTAAAATTGCTTATCAGCAATATTTTCCTTTATCAGTTTTAGATAAAATTAAATGGCTTTACAGACTAACCCGCGCTTACTTTAGTTGTAAAATAATGCAGTTGTTGAGTCGGGGGGCTAAATAA
- a CDS encoding nucleoside-diphosphate sugar epimerase/dehydratase, with protein sequence MEVLLTLSRPYKRIISILIDAMFIICAFWLAYFLRLSSLVEFTNQEHWQTVLFLIPFSIYINIKLGLYRAVIRYLSFQALSAIAKAVFLSSVALVILSLVLDSFLPRSIPIIYATFLFVFSAGSRLTLRNWVNKVLQEKKSNILIYGAGSTGRQLIHALQSGKEYNPVAFIDDDKKLQGLTVNGLSVYKKQELKSLISNHNISHVLLAIPRASKKAKALVIDHLEPFSVEVLAVPNMADIVSGKAKIDDLIEVSIEDLLGRDAVPPNPELLKADIDQKVVMVTGAGGSIGSELCRQIILQNPNSIVLFDNSEFNLYQIQQELNNHIRKHHSNIIVHALIGTVQNKTRILQVISSLKVQTLYHAAAYKHVPLVENNVVEGVQNNIFGTLNTAQAAIEANVETFVLISTDKAVRPTNIMGTTKRMAELILQALAKQQHNTRFCMVRFGNVLGSSGSVVPLFKQQIKQGGPITLTHKDINRYFMTIPEAAQLVIQAGAMGMGGDVFLLDMGEPVKIYDLAKNMVQLTGLQVKDEQSPDGDIEILITGLRPGEKLYEELLINKQAQPTGHELIMTANEISLTWQELEPILQELTLACEEYDIEKLSNTLRNAPSGFKPTESSCDIVFLNNQQ encoded by the coding sequence ATGGAAGTACTCTTAACCTTATCAAGACCATATAAACGCATTATTAGCATCTTAATTGATGCCATGTTTATTATTTGTGCTTTTTGGCTCGCTTATTTTTTACGTCTTTCCAGCCTAGTTGAATTTACAAACCAAGAGCATTGGCAAACGGTGCTGTTTTTAATCCCATTTAGTATTTATATAAATATCAAATTAGGGTTATACCGCGCAGTCATTCGTTATTTAAGTTTTCAAGCATTATCAGCAATTGCCAAGGCTGTATTTTTATCATCTGTTGCTTTAGTTATTCTTTCCCTCGTTCTCGACTCCTTTTTGCCTCGATCTATTCCGATTATTTACGCCACATTTTTATTTGTTTTTAGTGCGGGTAGTCGCTTAACCCTGCGCAACTGGGTAAACAAAGTACTGCAAGAGAAAAAATCGAATATATTAATTTACGGAGCTGGCTCTACTGGCAGGCAATTAATTCATGCATTACAAAGTGGTAAAGAATATAACCCAGTAGCGTTTATAGACGACGATAAAAAGTTGCAAGGCCTTACTGTAAATGGATTAAGTGTTTATAAAAAACAAGAATTAAAGTCGTTAATATCAAACCATAATATATCGCATGTATTACTTGCTATACCAAGGGCGAGTAAAAAAGCCAAAGCATTGGTTATTGATCATTTAGAGCCATTTTCGGTAGAAGTGTTAGCCGTTCCTAATATGGCCGATATTGTTAGTGGTAAAGCAAAAATAGATGACTTAATTGAAGTGTCTATTGAAGATTTACTAGGCCGTGACGCGGTGCCACCAAATCCTGAACTATTAAAAGCAGACATCGATCAAAAAGTTGTTATGGTAACCGGCGCAGGTGGTTCTATAGGCTCTGAACTTTGCCGGCAAATAATTCTACAAAACCCCAACTCAATCGTTTTATTTGATAATAGCGAATTTAACCTTTATCAAATTCAACAAGAGCTTAATAACCATATTCGCAAACACCATAGCAACATTATCGTGCATGCACTTATTGGTACAGTGCAAAACAAAACTAGAATTTTACAAGTTATCAGTTCATTAAAAGTGCAAACTTTATACCATGCAGCAGCCTATAAACATGTGCCCTTAGTTGAAAATAACGTGGTTGAAGGCGTGCAAAATAATATTTTTGGCACGTTAAATACAGCCCAAGCAGCAATAGAAGCAAACGTAGAAACCTTTGTATTAATTTCTACCGACAAAGCGGTAAGGCCAACTAATATTATGGGCACCACCAAACGCATGGCCGAGCTAATACTACAAGCTCTCGCAAAACAACAACACAACACGCGTTTTTGTATGGTGCGCTTTGGTAATGTACTTGGTTCAAGTGGTTCGGTAGTGCCATTATTTAAGCAACAAATAAAGCAAGGTGGGCCAATAACGTTAACCCATAAAGACATTAACCGTTACTTCATGACCATACCTGAAGCGGCACAATTAGTAATTCAAGCGGGCGCGATGGGCATGGGCGGCGATGTGTTTTTACTTGATATGGGTGAACCGGTAAAAATATATGATCTGGCAAAAAACATGGTGCAGTTAACGGGCCTGCAGGTTAAAGATGAACAAAGCCCGGACGGCGACATAGAAATATTAATAACCGGTTTACGCCCAGGTGAAAAACTTTATGAAGAGTTATTAATAAACAAGCAGGCTCAACCAACTGGCCATGAATTAATTATGACCGCAAATGAAATCTCGCTTACTTGGCAAGAGTTAGAGCCTATCTTGCAAGAGTTAACATTAGCTTGTGAAGAATATGACATTGAAAAGCTGTCTAACACATTGCGCAATGCCCCAAGTGGTTTCAAACCAACTGAAAGCAGCTGTGATATTGTTTTTTTAAACAATCAGCAGTAG
- a CDS encoding nucleotidyltransferase family protein, translating to MQAVTQHTPQAKITEQTFIDMGMWLTHPEQHNSEQLITLLDEDARLPLITLVNTYWLGGALHNSLKKSNVWQTLDQELKDYLTELEQFYNQRNQGIKQEAIFACQILKDNDIPVVILKGSASLFNGVFKPISNRFMTDIDLLVPEDKWQQATQLFHQHGYTQSLEELDNIGVNHHHAPPLFRQQGGHCCVELHRWALKEKYKDILSTNDVWQQAINLPLSEDLAVLQMVPTQQILLTIAHSELSHTAYQDTIIDWRQLYNLAALVTTHGNQIDWQQVLVKFDNKDYLPVLHAHLFAAEKLLRLQTPIAASNDLPQQHLAECINLYVKRQSGSEKYGHIKKVLNGYGAESILIVYGNKGRFPLLVGRLKHFYHHLNKLIRPKYVKRLIQRIKNS from the coding sequence ATGCAAGCAGTAACTCAGCACACACCACAAGCAAAAATCACCGAGCAAACCTTTATTGATATGGGCATGTGGTTAACTCATCCTGAGCAACATAACTCAGAACAATTAATTACTTTACTCGATGAAGATGCTCGCTTGCCGTTAATTACTCTAGTAAATACCTACTGGCTTGGTGGAGCACTGCACAACAGCTTAAAAAAAAGCAACGTTTGGCAAACACTTGATCAAGAATTAAAAGATTACTTAACTGAATTAGAACAGTTCTATAACCAGCGCAACCAAGGCATTAAACAAGAAGCGATATTTGCCTGCCAAATTCTTAAAGACAATGATATTCCTGTTGTTATCTTAAAGGGGAGTGCCAGTTTGTTTAATGGTGTATTTAAACCAATAAGTAACCGCTTTATGACCGATATTGATTTATTGGTACCAGAAGATAAATGGCAACAGGCTACACAGTTATTTCATCAACATGGTTACACACAATCATTAGAAGAGTTAGATAATATAGGCGTAAATCACCATCACGCTCCACCACTATTTAGACAGCAAGGTGGGCATTGCTGTGTTGAATTACACCGCTGGGCATTAAAAGAAAAATATAAAGATATTTTATCCACAAACGACGTATGGCAACAGGCAATAAACTTACCATTAAGTGAAGACTTAGCGGTATTACAAATGGTGCCTACACAGCAAATATTATTAACCATTGCGCACAGCGAGCTTTCGCACACTGCTTATCAAGATACAATTATTGATTGGCGGCAACTCTATAACTTGGCTGCATTGGTTACAACACATGGCAACCAAATAGACTGGCAGCAAGTGTTAGTTAAATTTGATAACAAAGATTATTTACCTGTGCTGCACGCACATTTATTTGCCGCTGAAAAATTATTACGTTTACAAACCCCCATTGCCGCATCAAATGATTTACCACAGCAGCACCTAGCTGAATGTATTAATTTATATGTAAAAAGACAAAGTGGATCAGAAAAGTACGGTCATATTAAAAAAGTACTAAATGGCTATGGCGCAGAGTCTATTTTGATAGTTTACGGTAACAAAGGGCGATTCCCTTTGTTGGTTGGACGATTAAAACACTTTTACCACCACCTCAATAAACTAATAAGACCCAAATACGTAAAACGATTAATACAGCGAATTAAAAATAGTTAA